The genome window TCCTCCTCGGCGAGAAGACCGTCGGCTGCCAAGGCTTCCACGGTGGGCGCTGGAGCCCCCGGAGTTGGGTCTTCGGGAGCTGGGTCTTCCGGAGTTGGGGCTTCCAGTGGCGGGGGACTGGGCTTGGCGGTGGCCCTTCCCCCGGTATCCCGTCCTTCAGTGACCTGATCGTCGACCGCCGCTGCGGAGCCGTTGGTGGCTGCCGGAGGCTGGACCTCGGGAAGCTCGGGACAGGGCTCGAGGGTGGCGAGGGTGATCTCCTCGGGCGCAAAGAGGGCTTGGAGGGACTGGTTTCCTGCGGGCCGGGTAGCTCGGGGGCTCTTCGTCGCCGCCACCGGGAGCTCGGCGGAATCCTTCTCGTTGTCTTCCTTCCACAGGTAGCGATTGCGGTTCAGGCGGTCGAGGAGGCGGGCGAAGCGCACCGGCGACTCCTCGCCGTAATAGCGTTCCAGCGCTTCGTGGATGCGCGCCTCGGAAGCGACGTGGAGATCGAGGCGCTTGCCGGCGGCGAAGGCGAGCTCGTCGTGGAGGTTGAGATCCCCCATCTCCGTGACCGCGACGCTGAGGCGGCTACCGGAGACCTTGAAAGGGATCGCCGGGCCCCGGCGAGCGAGGCTGGCGGGGATCAGGTCGATGACTTCCTGGGGAATCGAGCGCAGGGCTTCCGGCGGTGCCGGTGGTGCACCCAGCTGCTCGGAGAGGGTGGAGAGCAGCTGGTCTTCGGAAATGGCGTTGATCTCGAGCAGGCAGGTTCCCAGCCGACCCGGGATCTGGCGCTGGACAGCCAAAGCGCGGTTGAGTTGGGAGCGGTCGATCCACCCCTTGCGCATCAACAAATCGCCGAGATCAAGCCTGTTTGCCAACGTGCTCCTCCTGGAAGCGACCGGGGCCTGATGCCGGGAGTCGTTGAGCCGACCCGCCGATAGGCCCATCGGTGGGAAAGTCGCTGGCCTGCGGGGGGGGCCGACGAGCTCCGCCGTCGATTCTATCGTTACTGCCCTCTGGCAAGTGCCCGCGGTCCATCTAAGTCCTTGGCAGACCTGCGGTTACTTGCAAGTTTCGATTATAGAAATGAGTCTTGCCAATGTAAAGGACAGGTGTTGTGAGCCCGCCGTCGCCCTGCTATTGTGACGCGATGAAGCGCATCTGCCGTTCCTTCTCCAGCCCGACCCCGACTTTCACTCCATCGACGCTCCCAGCCTTCTCCATGGCGGTCTTCTCGTTGGTCGCCCTTCTGGTCGTCGCCCTCGTCGTACCGGCACCGGTCGCATTGGCCCAAGACTCGCCAGCCCAAGACTCGCCAGCTCAAGATTCGCCAGCCCCAGACTCTGCGACCGAAGACGAGGCAACCCAAGACGAGACCACCGAAGACACGGCCGGTGAGACGGCCGCCGCGGAGCCCGCTCCTTCCGCCGAAGCGTCCATGAGCTTCGCCGTGGCCAAGCTGCTGGCCGACGAGGGTTCCTTCCGAGAGGCCCTGGAGGCCTTCGAGGAGACCGTCGAGCTGGCTCCCAAGGATCCCTACGTGCGGGCCGCCTACACCGAGCTCCTGGTGCGCCTGGCTCAGCTTTCCCGATCCCCCCGCTACCGCCAGCAGCAGCTGCAGCGGGCGGTGGAGCAGGCTCAGGCGGCCCGTAGCCTGGCGCCGAAGGATCCGGACGTCCTGCAGGTGGTGGGGCAGACCTTCCTCACCGTGGCGGAGGTGGACCCCCAGAACGTCGCCGCCCTGCAGACCGCCCGAGAGATCTTTCAACAGGTCCGGGAGCTGTCTCCCAACGACGTCACCGTGCGCATGACCCTGGGGCAGATCCTGCTCTACCTGGGCAGGACCGACGAAGCCATCGAGGCCTTTCGGGAAGCGGTGACTGTCAGCCCGGGCAATCGCCGGGCCTACGGCTTCCTGGTGGAGGCCTTGCGCAGCTCCGGGCGCAACGACGAGGTGGAGCAGGTCTACCGCGACGTGCTGGAATTCGACCCCGGTGCCGAGGAGGCTTTGCTGGGACTGGCGGAGCTCCAGGGCGCCCGAGGCGATCACCTGGGGGCGGTGGAAACGCTGCGCGCGGCGCCGCCGGAGCTTCTGGCCACCGAGCAAGTCCGCCAGACCTTGGCGGTCCAGCTCTTCCTCTCCGGTGATCTCCGGGGCTCCTTGGCGGAGCTCGATCGGGCCATCAGCGACCACGGGGAGAACCCTTCTCTGGGCCGTCTGCGGGCGCTGGTGCTCAATGCCCAAGGACGCAACCAAGAGGCGGCCCAGCAACTCTGGCGGCTGTTGGCGGAGAATCCCAAAGATCCCGAGGTGGCCCTGACCCTGGCGCGGGTCCTGGTGCGCATGGGGCGCGGTGAGGAAGCGGCCCAGGTGTTGGGAGAGGTGGTGGCACGGCTGGAGGCGGAGGAGGCGGAACGCGCCGCAGACGCGCCGGCGGATGATGCCGCCCCGGCGGCGGCGCAGGCCTCCGGAGCCGCTGGCCTACGCCTCGAATGGGCGGAGCTGCTGCTGGAGCAAGAACAGTGGCAGCCTGCCCTGGACGTTCTCGAGCCGCTGCATCAGGCGGAGGTACCGCAGCTGCGGCTGGGGGCGGAGCTGCTCTCGGCGGAGGCGCTCGTGCGCTTGGAACGCGGCGACGAGGCTCTGGAGCTGCTCTCCCGGTCCTCCTCCAAGGATCCGGCGGCGGTGGCCAAACGGGCCGAGCTGCTGCTGCGGCTGGAGCGTCCGGACGAGGCGCGCAAGCTTCTCGACGACCTCGCCGGTTCCGGAGAAGAAGTCTCGCTGCTGGCGGCATCGCTGGTCTATCAGCGCTTGGAGCACTACGACGAGGTGGTGCGGCTGGTGCGCAACTACCTGGAGGATCACGAGGCGACGCCGCGCACCCTCTTCCTCCTTGCCTCCGCCCTCGAACGCCGTGGCAGCTTCGACGATTCCGTCCGCGAGTTCCGGCGCCTGCTGGAGATGGATCCCAACAATCCCGATGCCCTCAACTATCTCGGCTATATGTGGGCGGAGCGTGGGGAGAATCTCCAGGAAGCGCTGCAGATGGTCTCCCGGGCGGTGGCCCAGGAGCCGGATAGCGGCGCCTTCGTGGACTCCCTGGGCTGGATCTACTACCAGCTGGGGCGGTACCAGGAGGCTTTGGAGCACCTGGAGCGGGCGGCCCACCTGGTCACCGACGACGGCACCGTCCTCGAGCACCTGGGGGACGCCTACCGCGCCTTGGGGCGCTTGGAGGAGGCACGGGAAGCCTACGGGCGGGCGTTGCGGGCTGAAGATGCCGAGCAAGAGCGCATCGTGGACAAGCTACGGCAGCTGGACGCCCAGGAAGAAGCGGACGGCGCCGAGCCTTGAGCACGGTTTGTCGCCGCTTCGGATCTGGCCGCCTCAGGTCTGGCCGCCTCGGCTCTTGGCTCGCAAGGCCCGGGTTCTCGACAGCGGTCCTCGCGTTGGCCTGTTGGATGGGAGTGGCGGGCTGCTCGACGGCGCCTGCGGTAAGGGCACCCGACGATACCGCGCCGCCCGCTGAGACATCGCCAGCCGAGACCCCGGCACCGCCGCCCTCGGAAGCCGCCAGGGCCCAGGTGCCGGCGGAGATTCCGGCGGCTGATCTGGCCACCCAATATCTCTTTCGCGCTCAATACCTGGGCCCCCAGCAGGAGGACGGCAGCTTTCGCTTGATCCTGTGGCTGGAGTCTCTCCGCCGATTTCGCTTGCAGGCGGTGGATCCCATCGGCCGAGTGGCCTGGAACCTCGACGCCGACGATTCCCAGGTGCTGTGGATCGACCACCGGGGGCAGCGGGTGTGTCGCTACGGCGAGTCCATCGAGCTGCCGGGGCTGGCCATGGGAGCCTTTCCCGCCGCCGCTCTGCCGTCCCTACTCTTGGGAGTCATCCCCGTCCCGCCGGTGGTGCGCCCCAAAGTGCATCAACAGGACGGCGTCCGCCATCTGCAATGGCGCGACGCCGAAGGTCGGGCGTGGACTGCGACCCTGCGCAACGGCGACCTGCTGCGCTGGGCGCTGTGGGCCGGAGGCCGGAGCGGGGAAGAGGCGGGGGGAGAGCCGGTGGCGCAGCTGCGCCGGCAGGAACCCTGGTGGATCCTGCTGGACCGCCGCCAGGACCTGGAGGTGCGTTGGCGGCAGGTGCTGCGGGAGCCGCTGGAGGACCTGCCCCCGGCGCCGGAGATTCCCCCGGAGTATGGCTCGGAGGGCTGTCGAGAAGAGATTTGACAGCGCCTCCAACCGCCTCTAGCATTACCCGCTGCGGAGCTGGGGTCGCTGCGAAGGCTTTCTCGGCTCCGCTTCTGTCGCCATCGGACCGCGATCAAGGCATTTCCCGAAACGGAAAGGCCAGGTATAATGCTGCGGTTCCGACCTACGTCTTCGCAGTCCGAGGCGGCGGGTCTTCCCGGCTGGAAGGCTGGACCTTGGAGAGCGAGAAGCCGGAGATCGACGGATGGCAGATCATCTGCGCGTCCGTTGGATCGTTCTGAAGCAGGACCAAGCTCCCGGAGCTGTCGTGGTTCCGATGCAGGCCTGCGGAAGATCTCTATCCGGCCGTGATTCGAGGGGGCAAGATTCAATGGAGATCACAGAGGTCAAGGTCTTTCCGGTCCAGGAAGAAAAGCTCAAGGCCTTCGTGTCGGTGGTCTTCGACCATTGCTTCATGGTCAACGACATCAAGGTGATTCAGGGCCGGGACGGACTGTTCATCAGCATGCCTAGCCGGCGCAAGAAGAATGGCGAGTTCAAAGACGTGGCCCACCCCCTGAACAACGATTGCCGGAAGATGATCGAAGGACGGATCTTGGAGCAGTATGATCGAATGGTCGACCCGGAGACGCGCCGGGCGGCGGAGGAGGCTCAGCGCGGTGCGCCGGCGGTCACCAAAGCGCCTCGCCGCGGTCCCGGGCGCAGCTCCCATCGGGCGGCGGCGTCCCGCTCCGCAGGTCGTCCTGCGGGAGGGGAGCAGGTCGGGCCTCACCGGTCCGAAGCGGCTCGGCCGGCAGCGGCCCAACCCGCCGCTGCGCAACCTGCGGTTGCCGAGCCCGCGGCGGCAAGCGCCGACCGCCGGCAGCGCGCCGGGGATCGGTCCGGGGCGGAGAAGTGGCGCAGCAACGGCCACAAGGCTTCCCACCGGGACGGACACCGGAAAGCTCCGGACGCCCCGGGGCGGGAGCCGCGGGTTGCTGCGGCGCCGGTACCGGTCGAGCAGGTCCGGGCTCACGAAGCTCCGGCGGCTCGGTCCGAGGAGGATGCCGGAGCGTCGCAGGAGCAGCGCAAGAGCTTGAAAGAAGTCGAGGAGATGCACCTCAGGGATTCGTTCTGGACGGTACCCTGAACCCACAACCTGAGGAAGACTCGAGAAGAAGAACCACAAGATCTCCCGCATCAGGAGATCGGAATCCGTCATTGGGGCGTCGCCAAGCGGTAAGGCACGAGACTTTGGATCTCGCATTCCTAGGTTCGAATCCTAGCGCCCCAACCACTTAGAGCTCTACCGAGTAGGAACTACCCTCACACCCTGACCTTCACCCGTCGGCAACAAGCCCACGGGGCCGCCGCCGGTGAAGTGTCTGCGGAAAAGGAATCATGTACGGCGAACTCAAGATCTTCGGTGGCCGCGCCCACCCTGCTCTGGTAGACGAGATTTGCAGCTACCTCAACGTCCCGGCTGGCAACGTCACGGCGTTCAACTTCTCCGACGGCGAAAGCTTCTGTCAGATCGAAGAGAACGTCCGCGGCTCTGACGTCTTTATCGTGCAGCCTACCTGCCAGCCGGTGAACGAGAATCTGATGGAG of Acidobacteriota bacterium contains these proteins:
- a CDS encoding tetratricopeptide repeat protein encodes the protein MSFAVAKLLADEGSFREALEAFEETVELAPKDPYVRAAYTELLVRLAQLSRSPRYRQQQLQRAVEQAQAARSLAPKDPDVLQVVGQTFLTVAEVDPQNVAALQTAREIFQQVRELSPNDVTVRMTLGQILLYLGRTDEAIEAFREAVTVSPGNRRAYGFLVEALRSSGRNDEVEQVYRDVLEFDPGAEEALLGLAELQGARGDHLGAVETLRAAPPELLATEQVRQTLAVQLFLSGDLRGSLAELDRAISDHGENPSLGRLRALVLNAQGRNQEAAQQLWRLLAENPKDPEVALTLARVLVRMGRGEEAAQVLGEVVARLEAEEAERAADAPADDAAPAAAQASGAAGLRLEWAELLLEQEQWQPALDVLEPLHQAEVPQLRLGAELLSAEALVRLERGDEALELLSRSSSKDPAAVAKRAELLLRLERPDEARKLLDDLAGSGEEVSLLAASLVYQRLEHYDEVVRLVRNYLEDHEATPRTLFLLASALERRGSFDDSVREFRRLLEMDPNNPDALNYLGYMWAERGENLQEALQMVSRAVAQEPDSGAFVDSLGWIYYQLGRYQEALEHLERAAHLVTDDGTVLEHLGDAYRALGRLEEAREAYGRALRAEDAEQERIVDKLRQLDAQEEADGAEP